The genomic window AGCATGCTTTTGAAATGAATGAGCACAATTCATTTTTTCCTCTGATTTCATGTCTGACCAGCAACAAGCTCCCCAGTATTGTTCATGCTATAAGTTTGCCAATTGGGGCACAGAAGACTAAAGCACAGAAGAAGAAAGGTGAACAGTATAGATTTAAGTATTGTACAAACAGATTGTTTGGAGATTGGAAATGGATCATGAATTGGCAGATTCGAAAGGGAATTTGATAGATAGTTGGCAGAAAGAATGATTGGGAGGGTATGGAAAATGTGGTAGTGCAAATCATTTGGTGGAACAAGCCAGATGAACTGCAGTATATTCATCTAGTCTTGTACATTCTTGTGTTCTCAATATAAAACATGGAATGCATCAATACACATAGCTCCTTGGAAGCATGAGGCTGGGAAAGTAATGGAATATCCCAATGGAATGGCTTCCCAATGTCGTCTTCCCTTCCAGGCGAGTTTCTCAGGGGCAGGCTTACAGGTGGGTGTAGACAATCAAGACACTTAAGGCCTCAATTAGTGGCCATTTCTGGAGGCGGAGGCTGGTCTGCCCATGTCATACAAGTGCAATGCTGTGTCAGGAGCCTGGGAGCACTTCGTAAGCGGCTACATTCACAGCAGtggatgggggggttggggggggggtggtggtggggggtgggcgtgggggtgatgggtgggttgAAGGGTGATCATAGCCTGATATGTATGCTGATATAAATGGTCCTAAAGGTGGTGGTGCATCTGTGGCTAACTGTATTTTTGTGGAGGTGTACCCCCTCCACACTAATGGCCCTGACAGTTCTGGCCATCTGAACCCTTTTGTTAATGTTTCCATTGTGAAGTGCCCCCTTGGATTCCTTCTTCTTGAGCAGCAATCAACTCTTCAAATGAGGCTGCCAGCCCTTCGGGCCCTCAGATTGGACCTCACTCATCTGTGTCCCACCCACCATCTTCAATTACATGGCTAAAGCAGAGGTAGTCGTCCGATCCCCTTATACATGCGCCAGCAAGCATGCTGCTGAGAAGCACAGGCTGGtctgcaaattgtcctgatgccTGAGAATTTTATAAACCTGAAATTTTCGGGCTGCAGTTCCTGGCCAGACTTTGCTGGAGGCGGGCACCTGGTGGTGTGCCCCATTAATTGATCGTGAACATCCAAGTTTTGAAATTTTTTACTCACATATTTGCCAGAAGTGCAAGCTGTTAATGGAGCAACAGGGCATCTTCGTGAAATGGGAGAGCTGCCTGTGGAGTCAGCAGTTTACCCAAATAATGTTAATGAGGTCTAATTTCAGAAGGTCTCAGGCCTCCTGGTTGAGGCACATGCTTTGTTACTCGTTAAGGCTGAAAAATGGGCCTAAGGAAAACTTCACCCCAAAGTATCTCCAAACGACGTATATCTAGGGGTATTTCAGGCTTTTCAAAACTGTGCTTATTAAATTTTGGCAACTGattgaaatattttttaaagttcTGATTAGAAATTGGAATAGAACACACAATtctattaattaatgacctcttgTCATTTCAGACTTAAAGATTATGTTAATTTGAGAGTGGCATAACAGGAAATAAAATATTAGTCAAAAGGTTATGCATAAAGAATACTTGAAGTACTCAGAACACAAGTCAGTATTATCAATCCGTTAGTAATAACAGGAAAAATCAGGGTTAAGCTTCGGCTTGAAGAATAACTGTTAAGTTGTCATAAAAAGGAACAACAAGCACATTTTCGTTTGTCTTTTGTACCTGACACAGAGGCGTCATCATAGTTTCCAATTCCATCCATATGTCCATCAGAGTAATTTTTATAGGGACAATGATTTGTAGTTGTATCTTGGCCTGAAATTAAAGCAGATTTCTTTGGGAGAGTGCTCCCTCCTGTAGTTAAATTTATTGCAGCATATGATGTTTTATGTATCTCATCCCTCGTTGAAGATGGGGTTGGATGAAGTACTGGGGTGGTGTGACTATTTGCTTGATGTGGTGACACCTCACTATCGTCGTCATCGCTGATCATAACCAGTTCTGCTCGGATAGCTCCTTCGTACCCCAAAATCTTTTTGGTTTCATTTTCATCATCTACGTTGTGGTATCCCATGAACACCATGGTAACTGGCTCCTCAGTGTTGATAGTAGAAGGCAAGGAATGGACAACATTAAAACTAATGACTGTTTCATCAGAAGCGGAAGATGACCCACCATCATGATCAAGCTCTGAGCTGATAAACACAGCCTCACGGTGATTGTCCATTTGCTGATGGCACCGAACCTGGACTGAATTCAGCTTATCTTCAGTTGATGGTGGCTCGTTATGTTGCTGACTCTGAAGTTGTGTGGAGCTCAGAGACCTGAAATTGGTTACAGGGCAAGGTGAGAAGGTAGCAGGTAAAGACGTTGGCTGTGGAAAAGTGGGCAAATCCCTTTCCTGATACACAACAGTGTCATTACTTCCATAGGTTTGAGCCATAACAGGGTTATGCCTCTCAATTCTTTCATCTTTTGTCATGTTTTCTTGATTCATTGGTTCAGAACCTGTCTGCCCAGTGGGTAACATTTTAGGAGATTGGCGGTTATTATGGGAACTTGAGTAAACAGGTGCATGACATACTGCAGAAACACTGGTTTGCTTTTCACCAGCCTGCTCTAACAGTGCCTGCACCTCCTCATGAGTCATGTTGTCTATGCCATTCTGCACCCGCCCTCCATCACTGCGGACAGCATAAACAGATTTGACCCCATCTTCATAGACTTTAACACCTTTGTTTTTGATTTCATCGACCATCACTGGTATGGTTGATAGAATGGTGCTTTCTCCAGTCTTCATATCCTTTTGAACATTGATTTCCACAGCAAACAAAGCTGTTAAGAAAATATTTGTGTAGGTTAGTATTTAAACTGGATAAAACCTTTGTGATTGTGAGAGAGCTATAAATGTGATTTACCAATAATAAAAAATGATCACACATTGTTCTGCAATGAACATGTGCTCTCTATACTGTCAGGTTTGGCcactgactcaccaccacctccattaTTTTCCAACTCCTTCTCATGACTAAACAGCCAGGGCAtgccaaaaatacacacacacacactaacatctaCCATCAAACTGGTGAGGAAAATGATCACATCCTCTGCAACTACACTAAATGGGACTGAGCACCTTTATTGGCATGATTAATGATAAATAATAGTGGTGTGGTTTAGCCACAGATATACAGCTTGCTCAACACTCACAAAACAAAAGTTTTGTACTGGAATGGCCCAGTGTGAAACTTGGATCCAAATTTTGTCAAAACCAACAGCACATCTTGCGTGGCAGTCCAGCAGGTAGTAACTGGCGGGGTGTAAAGTGAAGCAGGATTTGGTAACTCTGGAATTCAGCAACTCAGAAATGACCATATTCAGCATTATAAATCAGTCCTGCAATTCTGTTGATTATAAAATTTGGTTGAAAGTATAGAGGAAAATTAAGTTTACTGAAGAGGATCCAGATCTTTTGGCATAAGGTATCATGGCCAGGAAGTCTTCAATTGTTGGGATCACCAAACAACTCCCAAATGCCAAGGTAAAAAGTGGGACACAAGAGGAAGAGTTTGTCAGTTGAACTTAATTTCAGCAAGAGGTTGTTATTATGATAGTGGACAAGACTTTATATGATAAAGGTGATCAATATTTCTAGCATGAAGGAAGCTATATTCATCTGGTCAGTAAGACTTTTTAGGAGCCTTGAAATTATTGAGTACAATATCAGAATGACATTACCTGGCTATTAAAACATAGGTGTTAACTGTAGGAAGGTATAAATATGATAGAGATAAAGACTTAGGGGGAGAGTTAAGGGTTAACATTAGAAGCACATGATGCTGAGATAATGATGATGTAATATCACATGATTGAATAACAGAGATCTGAAGGGAGGAGAAGTCCCAGCCTTGTGAACAGGTCCCAATATCTACATAGCAGCTGTAAATAAAAACTCATTTTAATAAAGCCCCACAGAACCTCATCTGGACCCCAAATATACAATGAAACATTAATTACTTATTTTGATGTCCTGTATTTCTACAGTGAAATAGCAGGCAAAAAAAAAGAGAGGAGATGAAGTTTTTTTTAGCCCAGTGAGTTGTagaaagcactgtctgaaagaACGGTGgaagattcaacagtaactttcagaaaggaattggatatatatttgaaaaaaaaacatttgcagtGTTAtgaaggaaagagcaggggagagggactaattagataactctttcagagagctgacaCAAGTGtctcaatggcctccttctgtgctatacagttgcatgattctatgatttgTTAATGGAACTTACAATACAAAAAAAAGCTCCTCCTACAGATATGGTTTAATTACAAAAAAGATAATACCTTTAGGAAGAAACTGAATGAATCATCTAAATGGTACCTTCTTTAGGCTGCCCAATGTCTTGTgtttctgcatttggacttgcTGTTCTCTGCTGGTCTTGAGATTTATATGATTTTGAAGGGTCTGGAATTTCTGAGTGTACAAACTGGTCTATGAACAATATCAGAGGAAATTAATAATATAATACTCTAATAGGTTATTGTTGCAAAAAATGATAAAAGAAATGTTGAAGTTCTCTTTCTTACCTTCATCattttcagcctgtgctgcctGTGAAGATACAGTTAAGATTAATTTTTGTGGTTTCTCAAAACCGAATGTGCTACCAGCAAAATAGTGATTCTATATCACCTATATAATATCCTATACTCTgcacagtggcacagtggtattatcATTgcattagtattccagagatccagggtaattctctggggacttgggtttgaatcccactgtggcaggtggtgaaatttgaatccagtaaaaatctggaattaaaagtctaatgatgaccatgaaaccattgccgattgtcataaaaaccccatctggttccctcatgtcctttagggaaggaaatctgccgtccttacctggtctggcctatgtgtgactccagaccccacagcaatgtggttgactcttaaatgtcctctgaacaagggcaattagggatgggcaataaatgctgggcctagccaacgatgacccacattccgtgaacgaataaaaataaataaattaaagatATGTTGACTGGATTGGTAAAGTAACATCTGCAATTGCCTCAATTCATAGATGGTATTATATATTACTGGGACCCAGAAATGTTTCAGCAACTTATCTTCTGAATGATACAAAAACGTATATCTCCCTGATATATTTAAATTACTACTCTGCAACCCAAATATTTATTGAATAAGCTTAACACACTCGGGCCCCAAGATGTGATTAAACACGTGGCCAGGATGTTGCCCTTGTCGGGCCGCGGGGGGATGAATGGGAGCGGTTGGAAAGCCgcctgctgcctgcgatcgggccgcgactgtgatttcacgctggctggccagttaaggcccgtccagtgtgaaacgtgcactgcagcgctcagcgctgcctgtgtggaggtgggggtggggggggtggggggcggttggTGGGAGAGTGGGTTGGGGGATGAGGGCACAGagttgcttcagggagatgattttgaaaaataaaaaagaaagaatttaaaaatgttaaaaacctgTTCCCTCATGTCACATAGGTAGGGACAAGTTAGAATATAGTTTGAAAATTTTTCATTAAATGACAGATCGaaatcgaaacctcatcccgccttggatgaggttttgcaaaaaatccaaaagccgcttggcctttttgcctgcccgccaaccataaggttagatgggcagcataaaatttaattcaattagatttttaatggccttagtaggcctgaacatgtgtgcccgctgactgaaatatcgctgagtgcatgatgatgtcatcgcgtgtcattttacgtttgTCCGGGTCGGCCGTGCGTCCACctgacaagcagaaaattctgcccataatatttCAGTTTTCAGGTGGTATGATTATATTGGGGCATATTTAGAGTGTGAAAGTGCATCACCAAAGCCAACTCTGCTTCAGAGTACGTTAATTACTAGCCTTTTCAATTATAGTTTAGAAAAAAGCCCAAGCTTTACAATTGATGGGGCATCTGTTGAAAGaggaatacttgcatttatatagtgccttatcTTGTATATCAGAAGCATCTAGAAATGCTTCATATGAAAAGAATAACTTGGAGTGCTGGTGTGACTTAGGAAAAGCATTTGAACATTGTTTCAGAAGTTGTTTTAAACCCTTACTTCAACAACTTTATATTTACAATATAACTTTGATATTTACACTGGCCTGTTAATGAGCAGAGAAGTGGTAAGCCAGTGTTTTCAAAGGCAAGTCAGGACTTGTAAATCTGATGCTTGAGCATGAATTGCGTCAATGGATTATCTGAAGTTATATAGCAGCCCTCAGCCCTTCTTCCTCCCAGGCTCACACCAGAACAGCTGGAATTTCTCTTTGATGTATTACAAACTGGCTCAGCTGTTATTACTATCATTTCCAAGTAAGAAGGTTGTGGATCCAAACTCCTCTCCAAGTTTGGACACATTATCTAGACTGATACAGAACAGCACTGATATGGGAGAATGAcggggtttggtgtggggggtgggggttgggtgggggggtggtgtgggggtggtgctTACATTGTCACTGCTTTTAGATGGGTTGTTAGACTGAGGCCCTGTTCTCCTCTATTCTACAGCTTGCATTGATCTGCATAACTTTGTAGTAATATTTAACAAAGAAATTTGGTGTCCTAACATTACCCAAGCCAACAGCACCAAAATCAgattaacattttttttattcattcatcggacatgggcatcgctggtaaggccagcatttattgcccattcttaattaccCTTAAGTAGGCGGtggtgaggggaacttgcaggtggtggtgttcccatgtatctgctgcccttgtccttctagatggtagtggtcttgggtttggaaggtgctgtctaaggtggcttgatgagttcctgcagtacatcttgtagatggtacatattgctgctcctgtgcatcagtggtggagggagtgaatgtttgtgcaataggtgccaatcaagtgtgcttctttgtcctggatgattgtttttattcattcacaggatgtgggcttcactggctgggtcagcatttattgcccatacctagttgcccttggtggtggtgagctgccttcttgaaccactgcagtccatgtgctgtaggtacacccacagtgctgttaggagggggctccaggattttgacccaacgacagtgaaggaacggcgatatatttccaagtcaggatggtgagtgacttggaggggaacctccaggtggtggtgttcccatctatctgctgcccttgtccttctaggtggtaatggtcatggatttggaaggtgctgtctaaggagccttggtgaattcctgcagtgcatcttgtagatggtacgcactgctgctactgtgtgttggtggtggagggagtgaatgtttgtggatgtggtgccaatcaaacaggctgcttagtcctgaatggtgtcaaacttcttgagtgttgtgggagctgcattcatccaggcaagtggggagtattccattgctctcctgacttgtgccttgtagatggtggacaggctttggggtgtcaggaggtgagatactcatcgcaggattcctagcttctgacctgctcttgtagccacagtatttctatggctagtctagttcagtttctggtcaatgataaccctcaggatgttgatagtgtcaGATTCAGTgaaggcaatgccattgaatgtcaagggctgatggttagattctcccttggtggagatggtcattgcctgacacttgtgtggtgtgaatgttacttgccacttgtcagcccaagcctggatattgtccagatcttgctgcatttggacatggacttctttaGTACCTgagaagtcgcgaatggtgctgaacattatgctgAACATCgacgaacattcccacttctgaccttatgatggaaggaaggtcattgatgaagcagttgaagatgctgaggaactcctgcagtaatgtcctggagctgagatgactggcctccaataaccacaaccatcttccttgtacAGGGTATGACtctaactagtggagagttttccccctgatttccattgactctatttttgccatactcagtcaaatatgGTCTTGATGTTAAGGgaatcactctcgcctcacctcgggagttcagttcttttgtccaggtt from Carcharodon carcharias isolate sCarCar2 chromosome 16, sCarCar2.pri, whole genome shotgun sequence includes these protein-coding regions:
- the LOC121288843 gene encoding paralemmin-2-like; its protein translation is MEESRLLKERLQAITDKRKIQEKITRQRFELDEEKLKLKYLKSKSLRERWLLEGVANTYPQEQEAMKKQHQEDQLQSRKLEQNILRLEEEIKALENQEAQISLNEQMLLKKLKAAERSTADIIKAAQAENDEDQFVHSEIPDPSKSYKSQDQQRTASPNAETQDIGQPKEALFAVEINVQKDMKTGESTILSTIPVMVDEIKNKGVKVYEDGVKSVYAVRSDGGRVQNGIDNMTHEEVQALLEQAGEKQTSVSAVCHAPVYSSSHNNRQSPKMLPTGQTGSEPMNQENMTKDERIERHNPVMAQTYGSNDTVVYQERDLPTFPQPTSLPATFSPCPVTNFRSLSSTQLQSQQHNEPPSTEDKLNSVQVRCHQQMDNHREAVFISSELDHDGGSSSASDETVISFNVVHSLPSTINTEEPVTMVFMGYHNVDDENETKKILGYEGAIRAELVMISDDDDSEVSPHQANSHTTPVLHPTPSSTRDEIHKTSYAAINLTTGGSTLPKKSALISGQDTTTNHCPYKNYSDGHMDGIGNYDDASVSALRSKMTRLGKKLVM